One Anolis carolinensis isolate JA03-04 chromosome 5, rAnoCar3.1.pri, whole genome shotgun sequence DNA segment encodes these proteins:
- the arl1 gene encoding ADP-ribosylation factor-like protein 1 isoform X2 — translation MRILILGLDGAGKTTILYRLQVGEVVTTIPTIGFNVETVTYKNLKFQVWDLGGQTSIRPYWRCYYSNTDAVIYVVDSCDRDRIGISKSELVAMLEEEELKKAILVVFANKQDMEQAMTPTEMANALGLPALKDRKWQIFKTSATKGTGLDEAMEWLVETLKSRQ, via the exons ATGAGAATTTTGATTTTGGGATTAGATGGAGCAGGAAAAACAACCATTCTCTATAGATTACAAGTTGGTGAAGTTGTTACTACAATTCCTA CAATTGGTTTCAATGTTGAGACAGTGACCTACAAGAATCTAAAGTTTCAAGTCTGGGACTTGGGAGGGCAGACAAGCATCAG GCCATATTGGAGATGTTACTATTCTAATACAGATGCAGTCATCTATGTGGTGGACAGCTGTGACAGAGACAGAATTGGAATTTCAAAGTCTGAGCTTGTTGCCATGTTGGAG GAAGAAGAACTAAAGAAAGCGATTTTAGTGGTGTTTGCAAACAAACAAGATATGGAACAGGCTATGACTCCAACAGAAATGGCAAATGCACTTGGACTTCCTGCACTCAAGGATAGGAAATGGCAGATATTCAAAACATCTGCAACTAAAGGCACTGGACTCGATGAGGCAATGGAATG GTTGGTGGAGACTTTGAAGAGCAGACAGTGA
- the arl1 gene encoding ADP-ribosylation factor-like protein 1 isoform X1, whose product MGGFFSTIFSSLFGTREMRILILGLDGAGKTTILYRLQVGEVVTTIPTIGFNVETVTYKNLKFQVWDLGGQTSIRPYWRCYYSNTDAVIYVVDSCDRDRIGISKSELVAMLEEEELKKAILVVFANKQDMEQAMTPTEMANALGLPALKDRKWQIFKTSATKGTGLDEAMEWLVETLKSRQ is encoded by the exons ATGG GTGGCTTCTTTTCAACCATCTTCTCCAGTTTATTTGGTACACGGGAGATGAGAATTTTGATTTTGGGATTAGATGGAGCAGGAAAAACAACCATTCTCTATAGATTACAAGTTGGTGAAGTTGTTACTACAATTCCTA CAATTGGTTTCAATGTTGAGACAGTGACCTACAAGAATCTAAAGTTTCAAGTCTGGGACTTGGGAGGGCAGACAAGCATCAG GCCATATTGGAGATGTTACTATTCTAATACAGATGCAGTCATCTATGTGGTGGACAGCTGTGACAGAGACAGAATTGGAATTTCAAAGTCTGAGCTTGTTGCCATGTTGGAG GAAGAAGAACTAAAGAAAGCGATTTTAGTGGTGTTTGCAAACAAACAAGATATGGAACAGGCTATGACTCCAACAGAAATGGCAAATGCACTTGGACTTCCTGCACTCAAGGATAGGAAATGGCAGATATTCAAAACATCTGCAACTAAAGGCACTGGACTCGATGAGGCAATGGAATG GTTGGTGGAGACTTTGAAGAGCAGACAGTGA